From the genome of Streptacidiphilus rugosus AM-16, one region includes:
- a CDS encoding DUF6104 family protein, producing MYFTDRGIEELQSRRGEEEVGFDWLADRLQEFVDLNPEFEVPIERLATWLARLDDEDEE from the coding sequence ATGTACTTCACCGACCGTGGCATCGAGGAACTGCAGAGCCGCCGTGGCGAGGAGGAGGTCGGCTTCGACTGGCTGGCCGACCGGCTGCAGGAGTTCGTCGACCTGAACCCCGAGTTCGAGGTGCCCATCGAGCGTCTCGCCACCTGGCTGGCGCGGCTCGACGACGAGGACGAGGAGTAG
- a CDS encoding multifunctional oxoglutarate decarboxylase/oxoglutarate dehydrogenase thiamine pyrophosphate-binding subunit/dihydrolipoyllysine-residue succinyltransferase subunit, which yields MSSQSPHNSNSSPATTVEAGPGAAFGPNEWLVDEIYQQYLQDPNSVDRAWWDFFADYKASAAKAGSATAGTAQNAGATAVVVTGASAAPTAPAAAAVPAPAAPPAAVPAPSPAAAPAAAAAPLTQKPAAPSAPTQRVPATPAQPADTVKDSTNVTAAAEAPSGPELVALKGPAARIVTNMDASLSMPTATSVRAIPAKLLIDNRIVINNHLKRARGGKVSFTHIIGYAMVQAIKSMPAMNHGFTEKDGKPFLVKPDHINLGLAIDLTKPNGDRQLVVAAIKKAETLDFFGFWQAYEDIVRRARQNKLTVDDFSGVTCSLTNPGGIGTVHSVPRLMPGQGTILGVGSMEYPAEFQGSAEETLARMGVSKVMTLTSTYDHRVIQGAQSGEFLRTMHQLLLGQGEFYDKIFESLRIPYEPVRWATDVARGHDNEVNKTARVMELIHSFRVRGHLMADTDPLEYKQRKHPDLDVQAHELTLWDLEREFAVGGFAGHTMMKLRDILGVLRDSYCRTVGIEYMHIQDPKQRRWIQARVERGHDRPEREEQLRILRRLNAAEAFETFLQTKYVGQKRFSLEGGESVIPLLDAVLDSAAEARLDESVIGMAHRGRLNVLANIVGKSYAQIFREFEGNLDPKSMHGSGDVKYHLGSQGTFTGLDGETIKVSLAANPSHLEAVDPIVEGIARAKQDILDKAGDSFDVLPIQIHGDAAFAGQGVVAETLNMSQLRGYRTGGTVHVVINNQVGFTAAPAASRSSMYCTDVARMIEAPIFHVNGDDPEAVVRVARLAFEFRQAFHKDVVIDLICYRRRGHNEADNPSFTQPLMYDLIDKKRSVRKLYTEGLIGRGDITLEEAEQALKDYQDQLEKVFAEVREANVTPVPAVSERPQATFPVAVGTGISQEMVKRIAESQVALPDWLTVHPRLLPQLQRRAAMIEDGTIDWAMGETLAIGSLLMEGHPVRLAGQDSRRGTFGQRHAVLVDNKTGEDYTPLLYLTEDQARYTVYDSLLSEYAAMGFEYGYSLARPDALVMWEAQFGDFVNGASTVVDEFITSAETKWGQNSGVTLLLPHGYEGQGPDHSSARPERFLQMCAENNMTVAMPTLPSNYFHLLRWQVHNPHHKPLIVFTPKSMLRLKAAASKADEFTSGGFRPVIGDSTVDPANVRKVVITAGKFYYDLEAARTERGITDTAIVRVERLYPLPVAELQEELKRYGADVQYVWAQEEPSNQGAWPFIALNLVDHIDVVVGPSANRGRLRRVARQASSAPAVGSAKRHAQEQQGLVDEVFSL from the coding sequence GTGTCGTCACAGTCCCCCCATAACTCGAACAGCTCACCTGCCACAACGGTCGAGGCCGGCCCCGGTGCCGCCTTCGGACCGAACGAGTGGCTCGTGGACGAGATCTACCAGCAGTACCTCCAGGACCCGAACTCGGTCGACCGGGCCTGGTGGGATTTCTTCGCCGACTACAAGGCGAGCGCTGCGAAGGCAGGCTCCGCCACCGCCGGCACGGCCCAGAACGCGGGTGCCACCGCCGTCGTCGTGACCGGGGCGTCCGCAGCGCCGACGGCCCCGGCAGCGGCAGCCGTCCCCGCACCGGCTGCCCCTCCGGCCGCCGTCCCCGCACCGTCCCCCGCAGCCGCTCCGGCTGCCGCGGCCGCGCCTCTCACCCAGAAGCCGGCTGCGCCCTCCGCGCCGACCCAGCGCGTTCCGGCCACTCCGGCCCAACCTGCCGACACCGTGAAGGACAGCACCAACGTGACCGCCGCCGCCGAGGCACCGTCAGGCCCTGAGCTCGTCGCACTGAAGGGCCCCGCGGCCCGCATCGTGACGAACATGGACGCCTCGCTCTCGATGCCCACCGCGACCAGCGTGCGCGCCATCCCGGCGAAGCTGCTGATCGACAACCGCATCGTGATCAACAACCACCTCAAGCGCGCCCGCGGCGGCAAGGTGTCCTTCACGCACATCATCGGCTACGCCATGGTCCAGGCGATCAAGTCGATGCCGGCGATGAACCACGGCTTCACGGAGAAGGACGGCAAGCCCTTCCTGGTCAAGCCGGACCACATCAACCTCGGCCTGGCGATCGACCTGACCAAGCCGAACGGCGACCGGCAGCTGGTCGTGGCCGCGATCAAGAAGGCCGAGACGCTCGACTTCTTCGGCTTCTGGCAGGCCTACGAGGACATCGTCCGCCGCGCCCGGCAGAACAAGCTCACCGTCGACGACTTCTCCGGCGTGACCTGCTCGCTGACCAACCCCGGCGGCATCGGCACCGTCCACTCCGTGCCGCGCCTGATGCCCGGCCAGGGCACCATCCTCGGCGTCGGCTCGATGGAGTACCCGGCCGAGTTCCAGGGCTCCGCCGAGGAGACGCTGGCGCGGATGGGCGTCTCCAAGGTGATGACGCTGACGTCCACCTACGACCACCGGGTCATCCAGGGCGCGCAGTCCGGCGAGTTCCTGCGCACCATGCACCAGCTGCTGCTGGGCCAGGGCGAGTTCTACGACAAGATCTTCGAGTCGCTGCGCATCCCGTACGAGCCGGTCCGCTGGGCCACCGACGTGGCCCGCGGCCACGACAACGAGGTCAACAAGACCGCCCGCGTGATGGAGCTGATCCACTCCTTCCGCGTGCGCGGCCACCTCATGGCCGACACCGACCCGCTGGAGTACAAGCAGCGCAAGCACCCGGACCTCGATGTCCAGGCGCACGAGCTCACCCTGTGGGACCTGGAGCGCGAGTTCGCCGTCGGCGGCTTCGCCGGCCACACGATGATGAAGCTCCGCGACATCCTCGGCGTGCTGCGCGACTCGTACTGCCGCACCGTCGGCATCGAGTACATGCACATCCAGGACCCGAAGCAGCGCCGCTGGATCCAGGCCCGCGTCGAGCGCGGCCACGACCGCCCGGAGCGCGAGGAGCAGCTGCGCATCCTGCGCCGCCTGAACGCGGCGGAGGCCTTCGAGACCTTCCTGCAGACCAAGTACGTCGGCCAGAAGCGCTTCTCGCTGGAGGGCGGCGAGTCCGTCATCCCGCTGCTGGACGCGGTGCTCGACTCGGCCGCCGAGGCCCGCCTGGACGAGTCCGTCATCGGCATGGCCCACCGCGGCCGCCTGAACGTGCTGGCCAACATCGTCGGCAAGTCCTACGCGCAGATCTTCCGCGAGTTCGAGGGCAACCTCGACCCGAAGTCGATGCACGGCTCCGGCGACGTGAAGTACCACCTGGGCTCCCAGGGCACCTTCACCGGCCTGGACGGCGAGACGATCAAGGTCTCGCTCGCCGCCAACCCGTCCCACCTGGAGGCGGTCGACCCGATCGTCGAGGGCATCGCCCGCGCCAAGCAGGACATCCTGGACAAGGCCGGCGACTCCTTCGACGTGCTGCCGATCCAGATCCACGGCGACGCGGCCTTCGCGGGCCAGGGCGTGGTGGCCGAGACGCTGAACATGTCGCAGCTGCGCGGCTACCGCACCGGCGGCACCGTGCACGTGGTGATCAACAACCAGGTCGGCTTCACCGCCGCCCCGGCCGCCTCGCGCTCCTCGATGTACTGCACCGACGTGGCGCGCATGATCGAGGCCCCGATCTTCCACGTGAACGGCGACGACCCCGAGGCCGTGGTCCGCGTCGCGCGGCTGGCCTTCGAGTTCCGCCAGGCGTTCCACAAGGACGTCGTCATCGACCTCATCTGCTACCGCCGCCGCGGTCACAACGAGGCCGACAACCCGAGCTTCACCCAGCCGCTGATGTACGACCTGATCGACAAGAAGCGCTCGGTGCGCAAGCTCTACACCGAGGGCCTGATCGGTCGCGGCGACATCACCCTGGAAGAGGCCGAGCAGGCGCTCAAGGACTACCAGGACCAGCTGGAGAAGGTCTTCGCGGAGGTCCGCGAGGCCAACGTGACGCCGGTCCCCGCCGTGTCCGAGCGTCCGCAGGCGACCTTCCCGGTCGCGGTGGGCACCGGCATCTCCCAGGAGATGGTCAAGCGCATCGCCGAGTCCCAGGTCGCGCTGCCCGACTGGCTGACGGTGCACCCGCGTCTGCTGCCGCAGCTGCAGCGCCGCGCCGCCATGATCGAGGACGGCACCATCGACTGGGCCATGGGCGAGACCCTCGCCATCGGCTCGCTGCTGATGGAGGGCCACCCGGTCCGTCTGGCCGGCCAGGACAGCCGCCGCGGCACCTTCGGCCAGCGGCACGCGGTGCTGGTCGACAACAAGACCGGCGAGGACTACACCCCGCTCCTCTACCTGACGGAGGACCAGGCCCGCTACACCGTCTACGACTCGCTGCTCTCCGAGTACGCGGCGATGGGCTTCGAGTACGGCTACTCGCTGGCCCGTCCGGACGCGCTGGTGATGTGGGAGGCGCAGTTCGGCGACTTCGTGAACGGCGCCTCGACGGTGGTGGACGAGTTCATCACCTCCGCCGAGACCAAGTGGGGCCAGAACTCGGGCGTCACGCTGCTGCTCCCGCACGGCTACGAGGGCCAGGGGCCGGACCACTCGTCCGCGCGTCCCGAGCGCTTCCTGCAGATGTGCGCGGAGAACAACATGACGGTCGCGATGCCGACGCTCCCGTCGAACTACTTCCACCTGCTGCGCTGGCAGGTCCACAACCCGCACCACAAGCCGCTGATCGTCTTCACCCCGAAGTCGATGCTGCGTCTGAAGGCGGCGGCGTCGAAGGCGGACGAGTTCACCTCGGGCGGCTTCCGCCCGGTCATCGGCGACTCCACGGTCGACCCGGCGAACGTGCGCAAGGTCGTGATCACGGCCGGCAAGTTCTACTACGACCTGGAGGCCGCCCGCACCGAGCGCGGCATCACCGACACGGCGATCGTCCGCGTCGAGCGGCTGTACCCGCTGCCGGTGGCGGAGCTCCAGGAGGAGCTCAAGCGCTACGGCGCCGACGTGCAGTACGTGTGGGCGCAGGAGGAGCCTTCGAACCAGGGCGCGTGGCCGTTCATCGCGCTCAACCTGGTGGACCACATCGACGTCGTGGTCGGCCCCTCCGCCAACCGCGGCCGGCTGCGCCGGGTCGCGCGCCAGGCCTCGTCCGCCCCGGCGGTCGGCTCGGCGAAGCGGCACGCGCAGGAGCAGCAGGGCCTGGTCGACGAGGTGTTCTCGCTCTGA
- a CDS encoding sensor histidine kinase, producing the protein MSRKAPHPRTTATPPRASRSEPRPGRAERFWAGMRPLDPLRSVKARLNVLVLTSVCISTLMVVLALNSSTQIRVVMVFSVIASLLITQLLAHGMTAGLREMTAAARAMAAGDYTRRVHTRSLDEVGELAVAFNTMADDLAAADQQRRELIANVSHELRTPIAALRAVLENVVDGVVEPKPATMAAALEQTERLGRLVAHLLDLSKLADGVASLELRDFEVEPFLAGVVRGLTVDGSVSGGASRRRTDVSLRLDVSARLTATADPERLHQVVANLVDNACRHSPKDGTVTVRARRAEDGGLQVDVADEGPGISPEDRARVFERFGRGSVATAQGPGADGGTGLGLAIARWAVELHEGTIAVADAPAGCLIRVSLPGPRRPQTILPHGQS; encoded by the coding sequence GTGAGCAGGAAGGCCCCACACCCACGCACCACCGCGACGCCGCCCCGGGCGTCGCGCTCCGAGCCGCGCCCGGGCCGGGCCGAGCGGTTCTGGGCCGGGATGCGCCCCCTGGACCCGCTGCGCTCGGTCAAGGCCAGGCTGAACGTGCTCGTGCTGACCTCGGTCTGCATCTCCACGCTGATGGTCGTCCTGGCGCTGAACTCCTCCACCCAGATCCGGGTGGTCATGGTCTTCTCGGTGATCGCCTCGCTGCTGATCACCCAGCTGCTGGCGCACGGCATGACCGCGGGGCTGCGCGAGATGACCGCCGCCGCGCGCGCCATGGCCGCCGGCGACTACACCCGCCGCGTGCACACCCGCTCGCTCGACGAGGTCGGCGAGCTGGCCGTGGCCTTCAACACCATGGCCGACGACCTCGCCGCCGCGGACCAGCAGCGGCGCGAGCTGATCGCCAACGTCTCGCACGAGCTGCGCACCCCCATAGCCGCGCTGCGCGCCGTGCTGGAGAACGTCGTGGACGGCGTGGTGGAGCCGAAGCCGGCCACCATGGCCGCCGCCCTGGAGCAGACCGAGCGGCTCGGCCGCCTGGTCGCCCACCTGCTGGACCTCTCCAAGCTGGCGGACGGGGTCGCCTCGCTGGAGCTGCGCGACTTCGAGGTGGAGCCCTTCCTCGCGGGCGTCGTGCGCGGGCTCACCGTGGACGGCTCGGTCTCCGGCGGGGCCAGCAGGAGACGCACGGACGTCTCGCTGCGCCTGGACGTCTCCGCCAGGCTCACCGCCACCGCCGACCCGGAGCGGCTGCACCAGGTCGTCGCCAACCTGGTCGACAACGCCTGCCGGCACAGCCCCAAGGACGGCACCGTCACGGTCCGCGCCCGGCGCGCCGAGGACGGCGGCCTCCAGGTGGACGTCGCGGACGAGGGCCCCGGCATCTCCCCCGAGGACCGGGCCCGGGTGTTCGAACGCTTCGGGCGCGGCAGCGTGGCCACGGCCCAGGGTCCGGGGGCCGACGGCGGCACCGGCCTCGGTCTGGCGATCGCCCGCTGGGCGGTCGAGCTGCACGAGGGCACCATCGCGGTGGCCGACGCCCCCGCGGGCTGTCTGATCCGGGTCAGCCTGCCGGGACCCCGCCGCCCGCAGACGATCCTGCCGCACGGGCAGTCCTGA
- a CDS encoding DUF4097 family beta strand repeat-containing protein has product MSEQWTVSEPQKLTFGEPVRRVKVRTMAGAVNVVAGDSPARLEVSEVEGPPLQITLNGGELEITYEDLHWKDFQWKALGRWFEGLRQKRRAVVSLVVPADVDVEIGSASSDAIVSGITGRVHANSASGGLTLVRVSGPVDANTVSGAVEAHETSGGLKINTVSGALTVFAGTSGALKANSVSGAMTVDLDRPAAADVELTNVSGEVAVRIPAPADAQVRADTTSGAISSSFDQLQVSGMWGAKRITGTLGAGTSRVKITTVSGSVAVLRRPDEEDAPSDAAPLAIDFQKGADEA; this is encoded by the coding sequence ATGTCCGAGCAGTGGACCGTCAGCGAGCCGCAGAAGCTCACCTTCGGCGAGCCGGTGCGGCGCGTGAAGGTGCGCACCATGGCGGGCGCCGTGAACGTCGTCGCGGGCGACAGCCCGGCGCGGCTCGAGGTGTCGGAGGTCGAGGGCCCGCCGCTCCAGATCACGCTGAACGGCGGCGAGCTGGAGATCACCTACGAGGATCTGCACTGGAAGGACTTCCAGTGGAAGGCGCTGGGCCGCTGGTTCGAGGGCCTGCGGCAGAAGCGCCGCGCGGTGGTCTCCCTCGTCGTCCCCGCCGACGTCGACGTCGAGATCGGCTCGGCCTCCTCCGACGCGATCGTCTCCGGCATCACCGGCCGGGTCCACGCCAACTCCGCCAGCGGCGGTCTGACGCTGGTTCGGGTCAGCGGCCCGGTGGACGCCAACACGGTTTCCGGCGCCGTGGAGGCCCACGAGACGTCCGGAGGGCTTAAGATCAATACCGTGTCCGGCGCGCTCACCGTCTTCGCCGGTACCAGCGGCGCGCTGAAGGCCAACTCCGTCAGCGGCGCGATGACGGTCGACCTCGACCGTCCGGCGGCCGCCGACGTGGAGCTGACCAATGTCTCCGGTGAGGTGGCCGTTCGCATCCCCGCCCCGGCGGATGCCCAGGTCCGCGCCGACACCACCAGCGGCGCCATCTCCTCCTCCTTCGACCAGCTACAGGTCAGCGGCATGTGGGGAGCCAAGCGGATCACGGGTACGCTCGGCGCGGGCACCAGCCGTGTGAAGATCACCACGGTCTCCGGCTCGGTCGCCGTCCTGCGCCGGCCCGACGAGGAGGACGCCCCCTCCGACGCCGCACCGCTCGCGATCGACTTCCAGAAGGGGGCTGACGAGGCATGA